A window of Caretta caretta isolate rCarCar2 chromosome 13, rCarCar1.hap1, whole genome shotgun sequence contains these coding sequences:
- the LOC125629063 gene encoding G-protein coupled receptor 4-like, which translates to MASPCPMAFNTTKYFLIPVYSVVVGAGLPLNCLALWTLVSQINKSIVLSVYMLNLVVADLLQTLMLPFWIYYSYWDHNWDLGAGACVAVSLGFITNFYAKNGFLCLIAMERYIGVVHPLWFRGLQTIHGATKVSATAWVLVLSICSVGTGLLRKEPEAGRCYEGYPLGTYYASFKMATMALSFFLPCFFMGFFYLRVLHKLRQLPSLERETKRQIYSFISLIIISFFLLCVPYQVTSFYKYQREMVQNNEGLCLFETNLFIYSQAALCLTTLGNVLDPLLYILLLKDVRTELGNHLKCKVLDQGHK; encoded by the coding sequence ATGGCCTCGCCCTGCCCAATGGCCTTTAACACCACCAAATACTTCCTCATCCCTGTCTACTCTGTGGTAGTTGGGGCTGGCTTGCCGCTGAACTGCCTGGCACTTTGGACCCTGGTGTCCCAGATAAACAAGTCTATCGTCCTCTCTGTCTATATGCTGAACCTGGTGGTAGCTGACCTGCTGCAGACCCTGATGCTGCCCTTCTGGATCTACTATAGCTACTGGGATCACAACTGGGATTTGGGGGCTGGGGCCTGCGTGGCAGTCAGCCTGGGCTTTATCACCAACTTCTATGCCAAGAATGGCTTCCTGTGCCTCATTGCCATGGAGCGCTACATAGGTgtggtccatcccctgtggtTCCGTGGGCTACAGACAATACACGGTGCCACCAAGGTCAGCGCCACAGCGTGGGTGCTGGTGCTCAGCATCTGCTCTGTGGGGACTGGGCTACTGCGGAAGGAGCCAGAAGCAGGGCGCTGCTATGAGGGTTACCCACTAGGCACGTACTATGCAAGTTTTAAGATGGCCACCATGGCTTTGTCCTTCTTCCTACCCTGCTTCTTCATGGGCTTCTTCTACCTCCGGGTGCTGCACAAGCTCAGGCAGCTGCCATCGCTGGAGCGGGAGACAAAGAGGCAAATCTACAGCTTCATCTCCCTCATCATCATCTCCTTCTTCCTGCTTTGTGTTCCTTACCAGGTGACGTCCTTCTACAAATACCAGAGGGAGATGGTTCAGAATAATGAAGGTCTCTGCCTCTTTGAGACAAACCTCTTCATTTACAGTCAGGCAGCACTGTGCCTCACCACTCTGGGCAATGTCCTGGATCCTCTGCTGTACATCCTGCTCCTCAAAGATGTGCGGACAGAACTCGGAAATCACTTAAAATGCAAGGTCTTGGATCAGGGTCACAAGTAG
- the HNRNPC gene encoding heterogeneous nuclear ribonucleoproteins C1/C2 isoform X1 yields MASNVTNKTDPRSMNSRVFIGNLNTLVVKKSDVEAIFSKYGKIVGCSVHKGFAFVQYVNERNARAAVAGEDGRMIAGQVLDINLAAEPKVNRGKAGVKRSAAEMYGSVAAPPSPSPLVRSSFDLDYDFQRDYYDRMYSYPARVPPPPPIARAVVPSKRQRVSGNTSRRGKSGFNSKSGQRGSSSKSGKLKGDDIQTIKKELTQIKQKVDSLLESLEKIEKDQSKQTEMKNEKSEEEQSSSSMKKEESNVKMESEAGADDSAEEGDLLDDDDNEDRGDDQLESIKGDEKEAEEGEDDRDSANGEDDS; encoded by the exons ATGGCCAGCAACGTCACCAACAAAACAGACCCACGCTCCATGAACTCGCGTGTATTCATCGGGAATCTCAACACACTGGTGGTGAAGAAGTCTGATGTGGAGGCTATCTTCTCCAAGTATGGCAAAATTGTGGGCTGCTCTGTGCACAAGGGCTTTGCCTTCGTGCAGTACGTCAACGAGCGGAATGCCCGCGCTGCTGTGGCCGGGGAGGATGGCCGGATGATCGCAGGCCAGGTTCTAG ACATCAACCTGGCGGCTGAGCCAAAGGTGAACCGGGGCAAGGCGGGCGTGAAGCGGTCGGCAGCGGAGATGTACGGGTCAGTAGCTGCACCACCTTCTCCGTCCCCTCTAGTCAG GTCCTCCTTCGACCTGGACTATGATTTCCAGCGGGATTACTATGACAG GATGTACAGCTACCCCGCACGtgtgcccccacctccccccatcgCCCGGGCTGTGGTGCCTTCCAAACGCCAGCGTGTCTCTGGCAACACCTCTCGCCGAGGCAAGAGTGGCTTTAATTCCAAGAGTGGTCAGCGAGGATCATCCTCCAAGTCTGGTAAAT TGAAAGGTGATGACATCCAGACCATTAAGAAGGAGCTGACCCAGATCAAACAGAAAGTGGATTCGCTGTTGGAGAGCCTGGAAAAGATTGAGAAGGATCAAAGTAAACAGACGG AGATGAAGAATGAGAAGTCTGAGgaggagcagagcagcagctccaTGAAGAAGGAGGAGAGCAACGTGAAGATGGAGTCTGAGGCTGGGGCAGACGACTCTGCTGAGGAGGGGGACCTGCTGGACGATGACGATAATGAGGATCGAGGGGATGACCAG CTGGAATCCATCAAGGGTGACGAGAAGGAGGCGGAGGAAGGAGAGGACGACAGAGACAGTGCCAATGGTGAAGATGACTCCTAA
- the HNRNPC gene encoding heterogeneous nuclear ribonucleoproteins C1/C2 isoform X2, translating to MASNVTNKTDPRSMNSRVFIGNLNTLVVKKSDVEAIFSKYGKIVGCSVHKGFAFVQYVNERNARAAVAGEDGRMIAGQVLDINLAAEPKVNRGKAGVKRSAAEMYGSVAAPPSPSPLVRSSFDLDYDFQRDYYDRMYSYPARVPPPPPIARAVVPSKRQRVSGNTSRRGKSGFNSKSGQRGSSSKSGKLKGDDIQTIKKELTQIKQKVDSLLESLEKIEKDQKMKNEKSEEEQSSSSMKKEESNVKMESEAGADDSAEEGDLLDDDDNEDRGDDQLESIKGDEKEAEEGEDDRDSANGEDDS from the exons ATGGCCAGCAACGTCACCAACAAAACAGACCCACGCTCCATGAACTCGCGTGTATTCATCGGGAATCTCAACACACTGGTGGTGAAGAAGTCTGATGTGGAGGCTATCTTCTCCAAGTATGGCAAAATTGTGGGCTGCTCTGTGCACAAGGGCTTTGCCTTCGTGCAGTACGTCAACGAGCGGAATGCCCGCGCTGCTGTGGCCGGGGAGGATGGCCGGATGATCGCAGGCCAGGTTCTAG ACATCAACCTGGCGGCTGAGCCAAAGGTGAACCGGGGCAAGGCGGGCGTGAAGCGGTCGGCAGCGGAGATGTACGGGTCAGTAGCTGCACCACCTTCTCCGTCCCCTCTAGTCAG GTCCTCCTTCGACCTGGACTATGATTTCCAGCGGGATTACTATGACAG GATGTACAGCTACCCCGCACGtgtgcccccacctccccccatcgCCCGGGCTGTGGTGCCTTCCAAACGCCAGCGTGTCTCTGGCAACACCTCTCGCCGAGGCAAGAGTGGCTTTAATTCCAAGAGTGGTCAGCGAGGATCATCCTCCAAGTCTGGTAAAT TGAAAGGTGATGACATCCAGACCATTAAGAAGGAGCTGACCCAGATCAAACAGAAAGTGGATTCGCTGTTGGAGAGCCTGGAAAAGATTGAGAAGGATCAAA AGATGAAGAATGAGAAGTCTGAGgaggagcagagcagcagctccaTGAAGAAGGAGGAGAGCAACGTGAAGATGGAGTCTGAGGCTGGGGCAGACGACTCTGCTGAGGAGGGGGACCTGCTGGACGATGACGATAATGAGGATCGAGGGGATGACCAG CTGGAATCCATCAAGGGTGACGAGAAGGAGGCGGAGGAAGGAGAGGACGACAGAGACAGTGCCAATGGTGAAGATGACTCCTAA
- the HNRNPC gene encoding heterogeneous nuclear ribonucleoproteins C1/C2 isoform X3 has protein sequence MASNVTNKTDPRSMNSRVFIGNLNTLVVKKSDVEAIFSKYGKIVGCSVHKGFAFVQYVNERNARAAVAGEDGRMIAGQVLDINLAAEPKVNRGKAGVKRSAAEMYGSSFDLDYDFQRDYYDRMYSYPARVPPPPPIARAVVPSKRQRVSGNTSRRGKSGFNSKSGQRGSSSKSGKLKGDDIQTIKKELTQIKQKVDSLLESLEKIEKDQSKQTEMKNEKSEEEQSSSSMKKEESNVKMESEAGADDSAEEGDLLDDDDNEDRGDDQLESIKGDEKEAEEGEDDRDSANGEDDS, from the exons ATGGCCAGCAACGTCACCAACAAAACAGACCCACGCTCCATGAACTCGCGTGTATTCATCGGGAATCTCAACACACTGGTGGTGAAGAAGTCTGATGTGGAGGCTATCTTCTCCAAGTATGGCAAAATTGTGGGCTGCTCTGTGCACAAGGGCTTTGCCTTCGTGCAGTACGTCAACGAGCGGAATGCCCGCGCTGCTGTGGCCGGGGAGGATGGCCGGATGATCGCAGGCCAGGTTCTAG ACATCAACCTGGCGGCTGAGCCAAAGGTGAACCGGGGCAAGGCGGGCGTGAAGCGGTCGGCAGCGGAGATGTACGG GTCCTCCTTCGACCTGGACTATGATTTCCAGCGGGATTACTATGACAG GATGTACAGCTACCCCGCACGtgtgcccccacctccccccatcgCCCGGGCTGTGGTGCCTTCCAAACGCCAGCGTGTCTCTGGCAACACCTCTCGCCGAGGCAAGAGTGGCTTTAATTCCAAGAGTGGTCAGCGAGGATCATCCTCCAAGTCTGGTAAAT TGAAAGGTGATGACATCCAGACCATTAAGAAGGAGCTGACCCAGATCAAACAGAAAGTGGATTCGCTGTTGGAGAGCCTGGAAAAGATTGAGAAGGATCAAAGTAAACAGACGG AGATGAAGAATGAGAAGTCTGAGgaggagcagagcagcagctccaTGAAGAAGGAGGAGAGCAACGTGAAGATGGAGTCTGAGGCTGGGGCAGACGACTCTGCTGAGGAGGGGGACCTGCTGGACGATGACGATAATGAGGATCGAGGGGATGACCAG CTGGAATCCATCAAGGGTGACGAGAAGGAGGCGGAGGAAGGAGAGGACGACAGAGACAGTGCCAATGGTGAAGATGACTCCTAA